The Triticum aestivum cultivar Chinese Spring chromosome 5A, IWGSC CS RefSeq v2.1, whole genome shotgun sequence genomic sequence cgaatcgagactgggatttgtcactccgtatgacggagaggtaactctgggcccactcggtaatgcatcatcataatgagctcaatgtgaccaagtggttgatcaagggatcatgcattacggtacgagtaaagtgacttgccggcaacgagattgaacaaggtattgggataccgacgatcgagtctcgggcaagtaacgtatcgattgacaaagggaattgtatacgggattgatcgaatcctcgacatcgtggttcatccgatgagatcatcgaggagcatgtgggagccaacatgggtatccagatcccgctgttggttattgaccggagagtcgtctcggtcatgtctgcgtgtgtcccgaacccgtaggatctacacacttaaggttcgatgacgctagggttgttgagatattagtatacggtaacccgaaagttgttcagagtcacggatgagatcccggacgtcacgaggagttccgaaatggtccggaggtgaagatttatatgtaggaagtcaagtttcggccatcaggaaagtttcgggggtaatcggtattgtaccgggaccaccggaagggtcccgggggtccaccaggtggggccacctatcccggagggccccattggctgaagtgggaggggaaccagcccctagtgggctggtgcgccccccatgggcctcccctgcgcctagggttggaaaccctaggtgtgggggcgccccacttggcttggggggcactccacctcccttggccaccgcccccccttggagattgtatctcctagggtcggcgccccgcctaggggtcctatatatagtgggggggaggtaGGGAAGCCGTACCCTagcctctggcgcctccctctccctcccgtgacactcctccctctcactgagcttggtgaagccttgccgagatcaccgttgcttccaccaccacgccgtcgtgttgctggatcttcatcaacctctccttcccccttgctggatcaagttggaggagacgtcttcccaaccgtacgtgtgttgaacgtggaggtgccgtccgttcggcgctaggtcatcggtgatttggatcacgacgagtacgactccatcaaccccgttctcttgaacgcttccgcgtgcgatctacaagggtatgtagatgcactcccctctccctcgttgctagatgactccatagattgatcttggtgatgcgtagaaaattttaaaattcttctacgttccccaacagatttatcgtcatggaagtggacacttccgtgatgataattttggtaatgtcatggaacacttctacgacagcacaggtatgactattgacggtgtcctggactagggggtactcaccacgtcgtctcccggtctattagattgggccgaggaccaccgtggccgtatactcatgggccagttcggacggctgccgcataccaggaagattccacaagacttggcgatcaagacaaggacttctccccaccggcatattcgtttagtgctcttgttatcctaggcctccggtgcattatataaaccgaggctaggctagtcgatagatatacaacatatagaacaacaatcataccataggctagcttctagggtttagcctccttgatctcgtggtagatctactcttgtactacccatatcatcaatattaatcaagcaggacgtagggttttacctccatcaagagggcccgaacctgagtaaaacatcgtgtttcctgcctcctgttaccatccggccttgacgcacagttcgggaccccctatctgagatccgccggttttgacaccgacattgatgctttcattgagagttccgctgtgtgatcgacaaaaggatcgatggctcacctgcagatcaactgcgacttcggcatcttcgtcaccagctcgactggtcaccttggttcgaccaagaattgcgccccgtgttcggatcaccatgtccggacgagggccttcatcaaacatcaactccgatctctatcaagatcacggaggaatcatctatggagcttgGGGGCTCAACATCAagattgccctcaagcgaccgtgctgctTTTTTGGACAGCGGACttgtatctgccaccaccacctcctcgagtatcgctttgacgatcgatttggtggaattgtgtggaattgagtctacaacaacccgggaaaatttcgtcgagttccgatggaggaatctctggcaatccacgatataacggagccctgtcaaatctggacgggaatttggatgagtttagggcgtggtgtccagcttctagctcggacgtcctttggaagatccaaccgttgatccgctgcggaattcctatatctaccacctctcagaATTTCGGCtcaatccgaccgtccaaactccgggaaccttcatattagtgcatcacttttcggatctgttttctgcgtgaaaacgaatccgacccgagttcatcttttttatgaacatgATTTCGAACATCCCtattgaaggaagttttgtatggggtattgtgttttgttcccgaacacatcccactaactgtaagatcttttgaacatgatcttcaacatcatgctggtgtcaaaccagtccggcaatattactccacggttgccgacctgcgctagacacggcgtcactttgttgagccgaactcaacttcttcggatcatcatctcggcaagccgaacaagagcccgTCATCGCGAAGGAtacatcatcaccaacatcgccgccccacggattacatggagcgggcataccggcatcgccgcacggtcgcttcatcaagccggcatcgaccacgtcacgacctgcatcgacagggccgcactattgcttcttcaaactggtgtccatcacgccgacctacttcgactcatcggctgatatcgaggcttcgacatctcggctggaccgggggcttcgccatctcttcatcaacctactccggacacttcggcgtcactagccgaccagctccgtcacgttagctgggccgagggctttgcctcggcgagtcaacctttaccagcattgccatgccgtcgttttatcgcccatcaggcaatgggtgtgtggagcgggtcccaattttaggaatctccttccttcggattgctacaacaaataaaccaggtgctattaatcccaatattttttgcttgtttgggttcatttttcccaaggaattattactctggtttgtccgtcatatgtacacaggtctatcaaatggtggccgcattaacgacagtcgtATGGTGGTTCGGTcggtttccgtacatagtccggcgaacgccgcactcggagctcggaccgacctacgaattcaggctttgccacgcccttaccgcatcacgccgatgccctgcatcgacattgacttcggcgccaggccatatttcttttattactctctttgcataaattatttattatgcaacgattttttaattatcattattactattatctccggtttgcactattttttgtgcacaggaaaatgatccggggacttcgacgtcactctgccggtctgcattgatcgtgctatgtcaccacttcggcgtgtcgagctctccgctccgccacctcgggacagGCTTGGGGGATGGGACCTttccccgcatcaagctcggaccgcgtcatcaataccaaacacattaaccagctaagtcgctttcatgctcaaagctttaatttctaacttgtgttcggttcgaccaagaattatacttttttggaaaaaatttGCTTGTAAAAaaattccttgtccaaactttgtttgtgacgcataaattcaaataccccatttacttgggggcttcctttatgaagcttttcctgttgcatatgattatacttgtacggcttcgttccttgtttgtgtattacgccacaatatgcaccatattgacttaagcgatttgcaagctgggttgcctcgctcctgtgtttacccctacgttccggattgttcggctagggagtaaagggagcacctctgcgattgtcacgatcgggtcacccgagctggacctcagactgggtgaagccgaaagctagcgctcttacagttattcaatgatggtcggcacacaacggaactcatgagtacaaaaaatctattgcacaagtctcataataacaatgagcaccgaagaaaggtatcggtgggggtactattttcttcaaagatgcttcttactcttcgcagtaatatagcataagttccctgagcgcgctttgtctgttacagccttattgcctgattgcctggttattggaaacaccgtcgatattctcgaccgatggagtacataacacttttcggtccttaaccgaagagggagaagccgacggtcggttaagacatgtttaaagttcggttgaacatagatatgatataagtactttggtacatgcaatcattcttctacccaagtcacttgggggctcttaagtttatttgggccgttttataataagtgttcttcttcttagtcgttgcaaagttctactattattatttatcactccttttttcgacgcgagtgtgcagtcactagccggggagcctaatttctctatCAAAGCCGCTAGATTTTGTTCGccaaactggcctaatgagaagtactccgccctcgggataggaggttgaagccgtaggctgacccgctcgaagtcttgagataggatgtgtcatgttaaaggacgacagaagcacttcttttttctaagaccaattttcggattggcaccgaacacttgatcttgttcggacgtcatgtttttactgacgtttcttggttttccaagctttttggcacttttaaactatttgtgcttttgcagcattagtctcgcagtgcaacgccggacacctttagggattcggcaaaaacattctcagatattgctatatatgcatcggtttcgaattgtgtcttcggtcaatagttggcttgcccggctcctgcacttgcttcctacgttccgttttgttcggctaggcgtgcaaagggagaaccactgcgattgtgcttccagctcacatggttaagcaccttagtggagaaagccgaaaactgactgtcacaataagcgtaaactggtcaccGATCCGAtaactatgacgggccattcataacattggccgaagtgtttacggcttgacctcgactgtcgccgaacactaccgggggctattaactggcctcccaaactaaaccctcgatattttgctcttacattcgagctgaggtttcatgatcatgcttagcatgacaacccaaagaaagaaaccgatagcggaactattttctttggaatacatttcttctgttaaacagtaatataacatatctctctgcgtacctttgtttataaaaccgtgtggccagattgccttgtttgtcataaatctttgccctcataaaggctttataaagtaggacaaacactcctcggctactggccaaggaggtggaagccgatggtcggtcaacaaagttttgtacaatgcggatccgagcattaatgacgtaaagtacttggatacatagagtcattacacataatttgtgattttactatggatattgatccttaattcggccacccgtgcccgcattaaggctcgggggctactgggcttcgggcttattatttacaaatattaaaggggcacatcgatcccctgatctggtgttgccacccgaccagtgtctcgggggctactgcattgcttgtccaatgcagaaaattttatgtgcaatatagtttccgaggagatttcgATCCTCAGTTTGTTCGGCCGCACCCAACcagagtcttgaggactgagcacgccgattttgtgtcccgaagtattctgccgagctaggacttgatcctcaggccgattttgcaaatcaacctgagtctcagcggctactgggatcagcggtcttatgtcatccttcatgtgcatctcgggttttagaccgatacacaccttgagggctactggctatatatctcggcagagaataaattgcaccaataaaaaatattgacaaaaaattggcccatagtcagggtggtgcaccacctcggaagcagtccggcataaagctcgggcgctagtggctggcttcatagagggcatttccggcattaagctcggctaaactccttcaacttttttgaaccaaggtgatatgacacctcggatatagtccggcgttggagcctggacacagtccggcgttggagctcggatatattttggcattggagctcggatatacagtccggcgttggagctcggatacatagtccagcgttggagctcggatacattccagcgctagagctgggaagcggtccggtgttggtgctcggctgcaaaacatacctcgaatgcagttcggcgttggagctcggacgcaagaggaccctgcctcccgggaacaacttcaaacccgaggtgtggcataaaaataaacaaggcattgataaagtccggaaacttaaaggggctcctcggatacccgacgtgtaaactcgtcgaatgcatttcggcgatcctcaagatcgaagataaagaagatttgttgaaccagttatcaagaccggcaaccgaagatgaagaacagttcggaaaaatcgaggagcgtccctaacttgaagaccggttcaggtggctactgacggtgtcctggactagggggtactcaccatgtcgtctcccgatctattagattggtcCGAGGACCCCCGTgcccgtatactcatgggccagttcggacggctgccgcataccaggaagattccacaagacttggcgatcaagacaaggacttctccccaccggcgtattcggctaggactcttgttatcctaggcctccggggcattatataaaccgaggccaggctagtcgatagatatacaacatacagaacaacaatcataccataggctagcttctagggtttagcctccttgatctcgtggtagatctactcttgtactacccatatcatcaatattaatcaagcaggacgtagggttttacctccatcaagagggcccgaacctgggtaaaacatcgtgttccctgcctcctgttaccatccggccttgacgcacagttcgggaccccctacccgagatccgccggttttaacaccgacaactatcttgattctgtcataaatttgtcatggatgtacatgcatgaaaaaaagatacctactgtgacaaacacgtatcatcacggaagtgtattcttttatagtgcacccttgtgcacaatatgagatcatttgaacaaactatgccatgaagtggccataagattgatcatttggcttgaaaaccctgaatcttcacgcatgatagctcatttctgagaacacctttttaaaataatagccgtattacaagtttaataTATTTCctcgaaacttggtcacatataatgatataatgtgaaggttttccaatttttttgatttttctgaattttttatgcccgtttcgaaatgcgatcaaaacggcgggtttgaccgttcctagctagtggttgaatcttggaatttttttgatgtttctatgattaaatagatacttatgtacctagaaatgatattttgaaaaaataaagagaaaactatgaggcagctgcacttcaaatttgacccgcttcctactaaatcggtgggaatttgtctttttcaccagaggtggatcaaggcttttgacacccaactatttggtcaattgtgaatcaaatatggcctagtattttataaaaatgatacggtccaattttgcaacaaatatatggtagctccttcacaaaaagaactcaattcgggcaatcagaaaatggaaaatgaattttcagtgcaaagaaaatgaaaactcccttatgaaacattgtttggaattccaagatgaacccttgtgcacaatatgagatcatttgaacaaactatgccatgaatgtggccataagattgatcatttggcttgaaaaccccgaaccttcacgcatgatagctcatttctgagaacacctttttaaaataattgccgtattacaagtttaatatttttcctggaaacttggtcacatataatgacacaatgcgaaagttttccaattttttgatttttttgaaatttttatgcccgtttcgaaatgtgatcaaaacggcgggtttgaccgttcctagctagtggttgaatcttgaattttttttatgtttctttgattaaatatatacttatgtacctagaaatgattttttgaaaaaaataaagagcaaactatgaggcagccgcagttcaaatttgacccgcttccttctgaatcggcgggaatttgtctttttcactagtgGTGGATCAAtgcttttgacacccaacaatttgtcaattgtgaatcaaatatggtctagtattttagaaaaatgatatggtacaattttgcaacaaatatatggtagctccttcacaaaaagaactcattttgggcactcgaaaaatggaaaatgttttttttgcaaaaaaactcatttctcatgacatatttttaaatatatttatcttatttcaTGTTTGTTAATTTTCCTGAAAACTTATTCACCTTCGGTGACACAATGACAaggtttttcattttctttttgaattttctCAGGTCATAAAATAGCTAATATGATTTTAACACCCTATTTTTAGTCAActatgaccaatttaaatggtcataaCGTGGTACTAcattctgattggtccgtggaTGTCTCATGCGGATCGTGCATGGAACACCGTCGGATGCTCGCGGATCCAATGGCAGTCCTCGGCCCACCACACCAACCCTGAGCCCACCTAAGCTCTACTCGTGGACGTTTTccatccaccccccgcctcctttctttctctgCCCCTCGCTCCCTCACAATCCCTCCCCCAAAACTCTTGCCGCTGCCACCTATGCCTCTTGTTCCGGCGTGTTCCGGCGGGCCTCGCCGACGCGCAGCCCAGATCCATGCTCCCCTGCCTCCGCTCTTCCCTCCCTCCGGCCAGATCCACCTCTCGCGGTCCCGGTAGCTCATCCCCAACCCCTTCCAATGGCTAGGGTTTCGAGGGTGGCGTTCCCACCAATTCCGGCGTGGCGGCGGTGACTGTGCTCCGCCCTCTTCGACGCCCACCAACCTAGCCGCATGGCACGACCATGGACATCACAGCGGCCAGATCCACCCCCTCCCTCATCTCCTCGCCGCTGCCACCTCCTCCCCATCCTGCAGTGGCGCGTCCCGCCACCACCTCCTTCATCGACGCGTCCCGCAGCGACGCCCATCGCTTCCCGCAGATGCCGTCCCCAATCTCCACCGCGTTCCCCAATCCCCACCCCCAACGAAAATCTTCCCCATCTCCCCCGGCCAGTTCTCCTCCTGTCCACGTCCCCTTCCCCACCCCCGCTCCCAGATCGTGCCGCCCCTGACTGCCGCCAGAACCCCACCCCGCCACCGACGAGGCCCGACCCCCTAGGGGCCCAGCCAAGATGGTGCTCGCGCAGCTGGGTGGGAGCATCTGCCACGCGCTCGCGCAAATGAGCAACATCACGGTGATCGACGAGAAGGTGCTCGGGGAGTGCCTCAACGAGATCTCCCACGCGCTCCTGCAGTCTGACGTCCGGAAGATCGTCAACCTCGAGACCCTCGCTGCTGGTACCAACAAGCGGCGCATCATACAACAGGTCCTGCCCACTCCACCTCCCTCAATTCATTTCCTGCGCTATTCGATCGAGGGACGCGCGTGCCAGGGGGGATTGGTCGGTTGGAGGCTGATGCCCTTGTGTTTTTCCTGCTGCAGGCCGTCTTCAGGGAGCTTTGCAGCATGCTGGATCCAGGGAAGCCGGTCTTCACCCCCAAGAAGGGCAAGCCCAACGTCGTCATCGGATTGCAGGGCCAGTCTGACTCACCAACCAACCTCGCCTGCTTGCTCTATTTATTGTTCTACACCTATTACTGAATGTATATATGTACCACTCTGTGTGTAGCATTTTTCTAACCAGACAATAGCACTCACTCCTCTACTGTCACATAATAGATTAGCCTTGAATTCATCTAGTTTGGATCAAAACAGAACCATTGATTAATACTAGATGATTGTTACTGTACATTTGGTTACAGATTTCTTTGAACTAGTTTGATTCCCTGCTGATCTACATCTTTTACATACTCACATGCTTGACTGAATTTGCTACTCCTGTTACTCTAGTGGTGAATGAGATAGGCATTCTATTGCTTGTTTCCTTGCTTCCACAAATTAAAACTCAGTAATCTTGTTAACTGCTACCGCTGTCATGAACCACACATCTGAGATGAACTTGACATTGATTTGCTTGTGTGTCAAGTATGGATAGACTTTGCTATTCACCAGTATTTAGGCGGTTGAAGTGTGCATGTTGC encodes the following:
- the LOC123108193 gene encoding signal recognition particle 54 kDa protein 2-like, with protein sequence MVLAQLGGSICHALAQMSNITVIDEKVLGECLNEISHALLQSDVRKIVNLETLAAGTNKRRIIQQAVFRELCSMLDPGKPVFTPKKGKPNVVIGLQGQSDSPTNLACLLYLLFYTYY